GGTGGAACCACCGTCCACGCCGATGACCACCTCCGGGTCGCCGGAGCAGGTGGGGACGGGTTGTTCTGCCCGTTCCGTATCGTAGGTGTGCACCTTGGGAAGAGCGGTGCGCAGAGACGGTGCGTACCGCCGCTCTCTCTTGGCGGCCTCGGTGACCCTCCAGAGTTCGTCGAGAGGGAGCAGCGCGGCATGGTTCCGGTCTCGTGCCATCAGGGCGATCCCCAGAGCCGCCAGACTGTGGAAGTACTGGGGACACCGTGCCTCCCTCCCGGTTTTGTCCGCCAGGCCCCGCCGGATCGCCGGAAAGGCGAAGAGCCCACCGGAGGCGAAGAGGGGGACATCCTGTTTGAGGGTTCGGTTGCCGATCACGTCGTTGCACATGTTGGCCGCTACGGTGTCGAAGAGCTTGGCCATGATCGAGCCCTTGGTAGCGCCTTCGTTCTGGTCGTGGATCACGTCCGACTGGATCACCACGCCGCAGCGGGCGTTGTAGCCCGATTCCCCTTCATGGTTCTGCGCGGCTTCGGTGGCCTGCCCAAAGAGCTGCTCGTCGGCGCGTCCCTGCAGAAACCATTGCCGGGACTCGCTCTGTGCCCGTCCAGCCAACGCGGGGGTTTCAAAGAGCCGCCGTATCTGTTTCTCCAGGAGCGTCCCGGAGCCTCCGCCGCATTTGCTGTTTGTGCCCCAGTCGACCAGCAGCGGCCGGCCCTCCCGGTCGGCCACGTGGAGGAAAAAGGTATCCTTGGCCCCGCTGTGCAGAAGATAGCACTCCCCACCGGCCAGAGCGAGGATACCCCGGGGAAGGGAGAGGGGCTCCGGGGCATGCAGGATCTCGGGAAACACCTGCGGCAACAGTGCGCTGCCCGAGCCTGTGAAGGAGGTGTCGATGATTGTGCAATCGGGGTGCTGACGGGGAAGAACCTCCAGGAGTGCGGTCAGGCACCCCAGGGGATCTCCGTGATGGAGCACAGGGGCGGGAGCGATCACAATGTTTCGATCCGGTGAAACCCCGATGCAGTGGATCGCGGCGGTACCGATATCGATGCCCAGATGTATCTGAATGCCCACAGTGGCTATGCTCCTTTTTGTTTGGTATTTGGTGCCCTCTTTGTCCCTATTATATCCCTGGAGGCTCGGTATGTGTAGCTCCCTGGATCGGAACAGCACCGAGAATAAGACATTGTCGTCACGACTATATGTGCAGGATAGGGGGCAGTCGATTGGTGTGACCATAGGCTGGATGGGAGTGAAGCATGGATGTCTGTATGTGGGCCGGTTTGCTGCAGCGGTATGGCTGGGGTGCCGGTATCGAGGAGTGGGTTCGACCTTTCGGCGGGGAATACCCGGGGCATCGGTCGCGGCTCTGCGTTCACCCCGATGGCATTCTCGGGGTTCTGTCGTCTCCAGCATGTCGGGCGTTCCCCCGGTGAGGAGGAACGAGCAGGTACTCCACAAAGCAAAATGAGGAGCCTCGGAGGGTGAGGGGGCGGGCGAAGGATGTCCGCCCCCCTTTTGCTGTTCTCTACCAGGCGTTCCTGTAGATCCCTTCGATCTCCCCGATATCCAGCTGTTTGGGATTCCTGGAGAGCAGCCGGGTTTCGTTGACCGCAGACTGGGCCATGGAAGAGGGGGCCTCTTCCGGGACCTCCACCTCACGGAGTCTGGTGGGAAGGCCGATGTCCGTCGCCAGAGCCAGCACGGCATCTACCGAGGTCGCCGCCGCCTCGCGGAGGGAGAGGTGTTCTGTCGCTTCACCCAGGGCTTCGGCGATGTCGGCGTACTTCTCGAGTTCGCTCATCAGGTTGGCCTCCATCACATAGGGCAGCATGAGGCTGTTGACAAGGCCGTGGGGCAGATGGTACTGGCCTCCCAGAGTGAGGCTCAGCCCGTGGACGGCCCCGAGCCCGGCGTTGGCGAAGGCCAGGCCTGCCTTGAGACTGGCCAGGGACATGTAGTACCGGCTTTCCTCATCCTCCCCGTCGGCGACAGCCTTCCGGAGATAACGGCCCACCAGCTCGATGGCCGAGAGCGACAGCTCCTCGGTGAAGTCGTTGGAACCCCGCGAAACGTAGGATTCGATGGCGTGGACCAGGGCGTCCATGCCGGTATGGCCCGTCACCTTCGGCGGCATGGAATAGGTGAAGGAGGGGTCGATCATGGCGAGGGATGCCAGCATATGGGGACTGACGATGCCCTTTTTGATTCCTCCCTCATCCTGAAGGCCGAAGACGCCGATTCTGGTGACCTCCGAGCCTGTTCCGGCCGTGGTGGGCAGCATCACCGTCGGCAACCCCGGTTCGGGAACCTGATTGACGCCGACAAACCGTCTGGCCGGCGGGCCGTTGGTCGCCAGCAGCGCCGCCACCTTGGTGACGTCGATGGAGCTGCCGCCGCCCAGTCCGACCAGCACATCCCAGGGGCCGTCGGCGATCCGGGAGGCCACCTGCTCGGTCAGTTCCAGCGCCGGCTCCGGTTCGACACCGTCGAAGGAGCCGGGTTCCATACCTGCTTCCCGGAGTACATCGAGCACCTGTTGCAGAATCCCCGCCCTGGCGATCCCGGGATCGGTGATGACAAAAGGGCGGGAACAGCCGAGACCGGAAAGCTGTTCGGGGAGCTCCCTGTGGATGTCCCGGCCCAGAAGCAGGGCCGGAGGGGAGTAGTAGGCGATTCGTTTCATCTGCTGTGACCTCCTGACATTATTCCTCGGGTTTGCCCTGCAGCACATCGGGATTGTAGCGGTCCGCCAGCGAACAGCAGGCGACAATGGCCTCTTCCATGCTTACCGGATTGGCGACGCCCTTCCATGCGATATCGAAGGCTGTGCCGTGGTCCACGGATGTGCGGATAAAGGGGAGACCGAAGGTGACGCTCACCGTCTTGTAGAATTCGTAGGTCTTGGCGGCGATATGTCCCTGATCGTGGTAGAGGGAGATCACCGCGTCGAACTTCCCGTTCAGGGCCATGTGGAAGACGCTGTCCGCCGGGACGGGGCCGGAGACGTGGATCCCCATTTTGCGGGCCTGCTCCACAGCGGGGGCGAGGAACCGCGCCTCCTCGTCGCCGAAGAGCCCGCCGTCCGAGGCGTGCGGGTTGAGCGCCGCCAGGGCGAGCCTGCGTTCTTCGATACTGAGTGACGCCAGGCAGCGGTCGGCGAGCTGGATGGAGTGGAGGACCCCCTCTACGGAGAGCCCTTCGATCATCGCCTTGAGCGACATGTGCCGGCTGTGGAAGAAGATCTTCATGCTGTCCACCAGGAACATGGTGACGCTGTCGCTGCTCTCCGAGAGTTCGGCGAGCATCTCCGTATGGCCGATGTAGTGGTACCCTGCCTTCTTGAGGGCTTCCTTGTTGATCGGCGTGGTGGCGATCCCCTTGACGAGGCCCCGCCGCGCCAGGTCAACGCCTGTGCTGATGCATTCCACGGCTGTCCGGCCCGCAAGGGCCGATACCTGGCCTACCTTGAGTTCCCCCACATCGGTGACGATCCCGAGATCCATCACCGGGATGCGGGAAGGATCCCCGTCGATGTTCTCCCGATAGGGGTCGACCGGCTGGAGGCCAACATCGAGTCCCAGCCGGTCCCTGACCGCCTTCAGAACCTTCAGGTCGCCCACCAGAAGGTACCGGCCGCATTCCCAGACCCGTTCCTCCCGGAGGCTCTGCAGGGCGATCTCCGGGCCGACACCGGCCGGGTCCCCCATGGTGACCGCTATAGGTTGCCTGTTGTTCATTCCGAATCCTCCTGTCGTATCCATTGTAAGGCCCTGTAGAGACCGTCCTCACCGCCCACCAGACCGCCCTTGGTGACCACCTTCAGGGTGTTGTATTCCGTGCCCTTGATCCGTCCTCCCATCATCAGCGGCGCCAGCTCCGTCACAGGTGCGATGAAGTCGGCGCCGAGCTGGGAGAAGACGCCCATGGCGGTATCCCCGCCGGAGAGGATCACTCCGGCCAGATCCCGGCGCAGGGTTTCCATCGCCGACACCCCTGCTTGAGAGAGCCGGCGCACCGTGGCTTCTTCGCGGCCCCGGACCACAGGGCCCTCCGGCTGGATGACGAGAAGGTCCGCGGCGTTTCTGTCGAGGTCCTCTACAAACCGCCGGCACTCTTCCCGGGACGTTTCCACCGGCAGGTCGGTGGAGAACCGGTAGAACAGGACATTGAGCCTGCCGGCGAGATAATCCAGCTGATTGCGGGTCACCGCGGAGGTGCTGCCGACCACGGCCAGAGCTGTCTTCGCCCGTCGGGGTGAAGACATGCGGGAGATATACGCCGCGGTGAACGGTCCGGGATCCACGGGGATGAATGCAGTCCGGAGGGAAGCGGCCGCCCCGGCGATCGCCTCGATGTCCGCGTCGTTCTGGGCGTCGGCGATGATGATCCTGTGTGTACCAGCCATGCCGGAGAGCGCTTTGGCGATCCCCCCCGTGCCGGTTCTGACAACCTCCATGGGCAGCATGGAAAGGGGGTAGCGTCCCTGAAAGTAGTGCGGCACATAGCTGGTGGAGATGGGCCAGAGTGGGTCGGCGGCCACCTCCGTGCGTTCGAGGAGTGAACCGTTGAGCAGCTGGTAGCCGCCGATGGTGGTCCGTCCGGACGCCGGGTAGGCGGGGACCACCAGGGCCACCGAGCGGGGGTAGGCTTCCAGAAGGGCGGCGGTCTCCCTGTAGAGGTGTCCCCGCAGGGTGGTGTCAATGCGTTTGGCGCATCGGCGATGTGGCGGCAGGGCCCGCAGGAGGGCCTGGAAACGGTTCTCCACAGTGGCCTGGTCGCTGCCCCGGGTGTGCGCGTTCACCACCAGAAGCGACGGGGTACGCTGCGCTCCGGCGCCCTGCAGGCACTCCGGGTGTACCTGGAGTGTCGGCGAGAGCCCCTTCGCTTTCAGCAGGATCGACTGGACCGAGGTTCCGGTGAGGTCATCGCAGAATACGGTGAATTCCGAACTGTGCCTGTCCATTGCACCACCTGATGTCCCTGTCAGTTAAAGAAGCGCAGGATTCCCACGGAGAGCGCCGGGATATTGCTGATCAGAAGGATGTCCACGATCTCGGCCAGGAGAAAGATGATGACATGCCGGGAGATCTTTTCGATGGTCACCCCGTACTCTTCAACCAGCGAGGAGGCCACAAAGAGGTTGACGGCCATGGGCGGCGTGATCATCCCGATGGATGTGTTCACCACCATGATGACGCCGAGCATGATCGGATCCATCCCGAAGACCGCCACGATGGGAATGAGGATCGGCGCGACCAGCAGGATGATCGCCTGGGTTTCCAGAAAGATCCCCAGGAAAAGCAGGATCCCGTTGATCATGGTGATAATGGCGACGGGGTTCTCCGAGATCGCCAGCATGGCGTCGGTGATCTGCTGGGAGACCTGGCCGACGGTGATGAGCCAGGAGAAAGACTGTGAGGTGGCGATGACGAAAAAGACCACGGAGCTCGCGATTCCCGCCTTGACGATGATGGTGTGCATCTGCTGCAGTCCCAGCTCCCGATAGATGAAGATGCTGACCAGCAGGCTGTAGACCACGGCCACGGCGCCCGCCTCGGTGGGGGTGAAGATCCCGCCGTAGATCCCGCCGAGAATGATGATGGGCATGAAGAGCGCCAGAATGGAATCCCTGAAGGCCGAGAAGAATTCTCCAAGGCCGAGGTTCTCCTCTTTGGGGATATTGAGTTTCTTGGACATCACCACAATGACGATGCTCAGGGTCAGTGCGAGCAAAACGCCCGGTCCGAAACCCGCCAGAAAGAGGTCGCCGATGGAGACACCCGCCACAACCCCATAGGTGATCATGGGGATTGAAGGCGGGATGACCACACCCAGCGTTCCGCCCGCTGCGGCGACGGCCGCCGCAAAGGCCGGCGGGTATCCCTTCTTGATCATGGACGGCACCATGATCCCCCCGATGGCGGCGACCGTGGCGGGGTTGGAGCCGCTGATAGCGCCGAAGAAGGCCGAAGCGAGGACGGTGATGAGCCCCAGACCGCCGGGAAGACTGCCCACCATGGAGGAGGCGAGGCGGACCAGACGTTTGGAGATCCCCCCATGCTCCATGATGCCCCCGGCGAGCATAAAGAAGGGAATGGCCATGAAGGGGAAGGAATCCACGGCGGTGAACATCCGCTGGGCGATCACCACGGGGTTGAGAGGGAGATTGCTGAACAGCATCCCCGCCATGGAGGCGAGGCCGATACTGACGGCGACGGGGATGTTGAAGAAGATGAGTCCGATGAGCAAACCAAACATGATAAGTGCCATTGCCTTCGCCCCCTAGCTTTCCCGTGTCTCTTCCAGCGCCGACATCTCTCTGCTGGTGATGAAAAAGGCCTGGATCGCCCTGATCCCGATCAATACCATACCGAAGGGAACAGCTGCGTAGGGGATCCACATGGGAATGAAGAGAGCCGGGGTGGTCTGTCCCATGTTGACCTGGCTGCCGATGATCCGTTTCATGAAGAGGATGATCACCGAGCAGAAAAAGAGGATGACCAGAAGCCGAATAAAGTGGAAACACTTTCTGACGGCCGGACTCTTGAACCGGGTGACGATAAAACTGACCCCGATGTGGGCCCCCCGTTTCATGCCCAGGCCGGCTCCGATATAGGCCATATAGACCATGATGTACCGGGCCAGCTCCTCGCCCCAGAACATCTGGAAGAGGTTGAGATAGCGCGCCAGGGTGGCCGTAAAGACAACGGCAACCATGGCGGGAAAGAGAACCAGCAGTGCGTATTCCTCGAAATGGTCGAAAAAGGCTTTCATCGGTACATGCCCCCAGTGTGTATCATGAAGTGGTCCCGCACGGATGCGGGACCCTTCACTATACTCGGTTCACAGTTATGTTGACATCAGCAAAGCGGAGTGGTGCTTTTATTTCTGGGCGTCCACAAAGCTCTGGATCAGCTCTTTCCCGATCTGGTCCTGGAACTGCTGGTACACGGGCTGGACAGCCTCGACGAAGGGAGCCTTGTCGGGGGTATTGATCTTCATGCCCTCTTCCTTCAGCTTCGCAGCGAGCTCCTTCTCGGTCTTCATGCTGTACTGGCGTTCCCAGTCGCGGGCCTTCTTCTCGCATTCCAGAAAGACTTCGCGCTGCTCTTCTGTGAAGGTGTTGTCCCAGAAGTTCTTGTTGATCAGGAGGACGGCGGGGGCGTAGAAGTGCCCTGTCATGCTGACGTAATCCTGCACCTCGTAGAACTTGGAGGTGTAGATGATGATGAGCGGGTTTTCCTGGCCGTCGACGGTCTTCTGCTGGAGCGCCGTAAAGAGCTCGCCGAAGGGCATGGGGACGGGGTAGGCCCCGAGGGTCTTGAAGGTGGCCACATGGATGGGATTCTCCATGAGACGGATCTTCAGGCCGTCGAGATCCTCCGGCTTCTGGATGGGGCGCGCGGAGTTCGTGATATTACGGAACCCGTTTTCCCAGATTCCCAGAGCCTTGATGCCGCTTCCCTGCATGGAATCGAGGATCTTCTGCCCGTCGGGACCGTCCATCCACTCGTAGGCCTTCTGCCGGTCACGGACGATGAAGGGAAGGTTGAAGATCATGAATTTGTCTGTGAAGTTGGCGAGCGGGGCGGAGGAGACCAGCGTCATCTCCAGGGTGCCCATGGCGACACCCTCGATGGCGTCACGCTCGGAGCCGAGCTGGGCGGAGTGGAAGATCTGCAGCTGAATCTGGCCGTCTGTCTTTTCTTTGAGGAGTTTGTCGAGGTGTTCGAGACCTTTCTGATAGTGGGAATCCGGGGCGATGGTGTGGGCCACCCGGAGCACTGTCGGTTCGTCGGCGGCAAAGGCGATTCCGGCGAAACTGAAGGAAAGGACCGCGGCCAAAAGAATCAAAAGCGTCTTTCTCATTTCAGACATACCTCCTTGTGTCATAGGGCTGCGTCGTGTGCTGCCTCCTGTTGGTGCTCATTCTCTCTACCCACTGCTGTCTGTCGGCATACACCACCTCCCCCTCCTGGTTGTTGTACAATCATTTGAGTTATTTTAGCACGCACCCCCTGACGGGGGCAACTGTGTTTCAAAACAAAAGCAGGAACAATACCTTAATGGGTAAATCTGCTCGGCAATCAGAGGAATTCGATTTGCTTCTCAGTGATACAATATCTGCGGTGAAGCTGTTGCGCCACCGGGAGTCTTCATTGCAGCCCACGCCGAGGGGGGTGGTGAGCCGTGCAAACTGGTTACGACACCCTGTACCGAAAGGTCTTCGAGAGGATGGCCGAACCCTTTGCACTCTATGGTGTGCAACGTGAAGAGCCGACGAAGGACTGGAACAGGGTCTTCCTGGATATCAACAACGCCTACGAGGAGATCATGAATGTCTCCCGGCAGCAGGTGATGGGGAGAACCTTTGCGGAGATCTGGCCGGAGACCGAATCCCTCTGGACGGAGGTGATCGACCTGGCGGCGGAGACGGGGGACCCGGCCCGGCGGGAGGGCTGGAACCGCGAGACGGGACGCTATCTCCGCGCCCTCTCCTTTGTTCCGGCGCCGGGAAAGGTGGCTGTGATTTTTCTCGATTCCACAGCAAGACAAAGGGCCGAAGAGGCGCTCCGCGAAGGGGAGCAACGACTCCGCTCCTACCGGGAGACCCTGCGCCAGCTGGCCACGGAGCTCTCCCTCACCGAAGAAAAGACCCGACGGGGGATAGCCGTGGAACTCCACGACCGAATCGGCTATTCCCTGGCCAGGGTGCTGGAAGGGGTACGGGGTCTCCAGGCCCTTTCGGCAGACCCGGTGTTGCAACGCCGCGGCAACGAACTTGGAGGGGATATCCAGAGGATCATCCGGGATACCAGGACGATGACCTTCGAGATCAGTTCCCCGCTGCTCTACGAAGTGGGTCTCGGAGCGGCGGTGGAATCGCTGGCGGAGCACCTTCTTGAAGGCAATGGCCTTGATTTCTCCTTCAGCGAAGAGGGGATGGACGTAGCGGAAACCATGGATGTCCGGGTTCTGCTCTACCAGATGGTGCGTGAGGTCTTTGTCAATGTCGTGAAGCATGCCGGAGCGACCAAGGTCCGCATAGTGATCCAGAAGGGCCGGGACAGGATTCAAATTCTTGTGGAGGACAATGGGCGCGGCTTTTCGCCGGAAAAGCATATGGAGCAGGCGGCGAAACGGAAATCCTTTGGGCTCTTCAGTATCAGGGAGCGCCTGCGCGCGTTAGGAGGGGCCCTTCAGATCGATGCCGGGCAGGGGAAAGGCACATCGGTGCTTCTCCAGGCACCGTTTACCGCTCAGGGAAGAGAGGATACCTGATATTGGCTATCCGGATTATACTCGTGGACGATCATGCCATTGTGCTTGACGGTTTGCAGAACAACCTTGAAGGAGCGGGGGATTTCGAGGTGGTGGCGACGGCCCGCAGCGGTGCGGAAGCCCTGACAGCGGTAAAGCGCCATACCCCGGACGTGGTCATCGCCGATCTCTCGCTGGGCGACATGAATGGGATCGAACTGACCATGGAGCTGCAGCAGCTGGAGGAAGCCCCCTACGTCATCGCCTTCAGCATGCACCTCAACAAACGGATGGTCGCGGAGATGCTCGGGGCCGGGGCCGTTGGGTATGTATTGAAGGAGGCCCCTTCGGAGGAGATCCTCACGGCCATTCATTCGGTGATGGATGGCGGCATGTTCCTCAGTCCGCCTGTGACCAGGCTGGTGGTCAAGCAGTACCTCAAAATCCTGGGTTCCGCCGGTGGACGTCGGGAATCCGCACTGACGGTCAGGGAGGAGGAGGTGCTCCGGTTGCTCGCCGCGGGATACCAGCCCAAGGGGATCGCCGACACCCTCCACATCAGCCGAAACACCGTGGACAGCCACCGGAAGAACATCATGGAAAAACTGCACTGCCGCAACTTCGCAGAGCTTGTCTGCCAGGCCATGCGGCTCGGTTTTGTGGAGCCGCCCGAAAGGGAGGGATAGGCCGCCGGTCCCTCCCGCGGGTGGCTCCGGAGTTTCCGCGGTGTGTGCGGACGGTCAGATGGAGACCACCGTGCCGACACCCTTTTCGGCCGCTCTCTGCAGAACGATGTTCCCTGTGAGGATATCCTGGAGCGCCATCCCGGTAGCGTCAAAGATGGTGATGTCCTCATCGTCGGTGCGCCCCGCCCGTGTCCCGGCGATGACCTCGCCGATCTCGGCAACGCTTTCTTCGGTGATCCACCCGTTGTTGCAGGCATACTGGCTTTCACCGTGGTCCAGGGCGTTGAGTCGGGAATCGACGACCACCGACGCCTTCCGGAAGAGCTCCGGGTCCAGTTCCTGTTTGCCCTTCATGTCGGTGCCGATGGCCGTGATGTGGGTTCCCGGGCGTATCCAGTCGCTCTGGAGTAAGGCGGAGCGTGCGGAGGTGCCTGTGACGATGACATCGGCGGTGCCCGCTATGTCGGGAAGGTCCGCCGGCGGAGCGGTCTTCATGTGATAGGCGGGGTGATCGGGGGCGACGGCCTCAACAAAGCGTTTGGCCCGATCGTAGGTCCTGTTGACCACCGTGACGTCGGTGAGGGCAGGAAGCACCCTGGACACCCCTTCCAGCTGGGCATGTCCCTGGGCGCCGGCTCCAATGAGCAGAAGATGCCGGGAGTCCTTCCTCGCCAGATTCCGGGCCCCCACCGCACCGGCAGCGCCGGTACGGGTGTTGGTGATCCCCGTCCCGTCGAGGAGGCCCAGGGGTGTCCCCGTTTCGATGGAA
This DNA window, taken from Synergistales bacterium, encodes the following:
- a CDS encoding iron-containing alcohol dehydrogenase, which translates into the protein MKRIAYYSPPALLLGRDIHRELPEQLSGLGCSRPFVITDPGIARAGILQQVLDVLREAGMEPGSFDGVEPEPALELTEQVASRIADGPWDVLVGLGGGSSIDVTKVAALLATNGPPARRFVGVNQVPEPGLPTVMLPTTAGTGSEVTRIGVFGLQDEGGIKKGIVSPHMLASLAMIDPSFTYSMPPKVTGHTGMDALVHAIESYVSRGSNDFTEELSLSAIELVGRYLRKAVADGEDEESRYYMSLASLKAGLAFANAGLGAVHGLSLTLGGQYHLPHGLVNSLMLPYVMEANLMSELEKYADIAEALGEATEHLSLREAAATSVDAVLALATDIGLPTRLREVEVPEEAPSSMAQSAVNETRLLSRNPKQLDIGEIEGIYRNAW
- the pdxA gene encoding 4-hydroxythreonine-4-phosphate dehydrogenase PdxA, yielding MNNRQPIAVTMGDPAGVGPEIALQSLREERVWECGRYLLVGDLKVLKAVRDRLGLDVGLQPVDPYRENIDGDPSRIPVMDLGIVTDVGELKVGQVSALAGRTAVECISTGVDLARRGLVKGIATTPINKEALKKAGYHYIGHTEMLAELSESSDSVTMFLVDSMKIFFHSRHMSLKAMIEGLSVEGVLHSIQLADRCLASLSIEERRLALAALNPHASDGGLFGDEEARFLAPAVEQARKMGIHVSGPVPADSVFHMALNGKFDAVISLYHDQGHIAAKTYEFYKTVSVTFGLPFIRTSVDHGTAFDIAWKGVANPVSMEEAIVACCSLADRYNPDVLQGKPEE
- a CDS encoding TRAP transporter large permease, with translation MALIMFGLLIGLIFFNIPVAVSIGLASMAGMLFSNLPLNPVVIAQRMFTAVDSFPFMAIPFFMLAGGIMEHGGISKRLVRLASSMVGSLPGGLGLITVLASAFFGAISGSNPATVAAIGGIMVPSMIKKGYPPAFAAAVAAAGGTLGVVIPPSIPMITYGVVAGVSIGDLFLAGFGPGVLLALTLSIVIVVMSKKLNIPKEENLGLGEFFSAFRDSILALFMPIIILGGIYGGIFTPTEAGAVAVVYSLLVSIFIYRELGLQQMHTIIVKAGIASSVVFFVIATSQSFSWLITVGQVSQQITDAMLAISENPVAIITMINGILLFLGIFLETQAIILLVAPILIPIVAVFGMDPIMLGVIMVVNTSIGMITPPMAVNLFVASSLVEEYGVTIEKISRHVIIFLLAEIVDILLISNIPALSVGILRFFN
- a CDS encoding TRAP transporter small permease; amino-acid sequence: MKAFFDHFEEYALLVLFPAMVAVVFTATLARYLNLFQMFWGEELARYIMVYMAYIGAGLGMKRGAHIGVSFIVTRFKSPAVRKCFHFIRLLVILFFCSVIILFMKRIIGSQVNMGQTTPALFIPMWIPYAAVPFGMVLIGIRAIQAFFITSREMSALEETRES
- a CDS encoding TRAP transporter substrate-binding protein, with the protein product MRKTLLILLAAVLSFSFAGIAFAADEPTVLRVAHTIAPDSHYQKGLEHLDKLLKEKTDGQIQLQIFHSAQLGSERDAIEGVAMGTLEMTLVSSAPLANFTDKFMIFNLPFIVRDRQKAYEWMDGPDGQKILDSMQGSGIKALGIWENGFRNITNSARPIQKPEDLDGLKIRLMENPIHVATFKTLGAYPVPMPFGELFTALQQKTVDGQENPLIIIYTSKFYEVQDYVSMTGHFYAPAVLLINKNFWDNTFTEEQREVFLECEKKARDWERQYSMKTEKELAAKLKEEGMKINTPDKAPFVEAVQPVYQQFQDQIGKELIQSFVDAQK
- a CDS encoding PAS domain-containing protein; translation: MQTGYDTLYRKVFERMAEPFALYGVQREEPTKDWNRVFLDINNAYEEIMNVSRQQVMGRTFAEIWPETESLWTEVIDLAAETGDPARREGWNRETGRYLRALSFVPAPGKVAVIFLDSTARQRAEEALREGEQRLRSYRETLRQLATELSLTEEKTRRGIAVELHDRIGYSLARVLEGVRGLQALSADPVLQRRGNELGGDIQRIIRDTRTMTFEISSPLLYEVGLGAAVESLAEHLLEGNGLDFSFSEEGMDVAETMDVRVLLYQMVREVFVNVVKHAGATKVRIVIQKGRDRIQILVEDNGRGFSPEKHMEQAAKRKSFGLFSIRERLRALGGALQIDAGQGKGTSVLLQAPFTAQGREDT
- a CDS encoding response regulator transcription factor; translation: MAIRIILVDDHAIVLDGLQNNLEGAGDFEVVATARSGAEALTAVKRHTPDVVIADLSLGDMNGIELTMELQQLEEAPYVIAFSMHLNKRMVAEMLGAGAVGYVLKEAPSEEILTAIHSVMDGGMFLSPPVTRLVVKQYLKILGSAGGRRESALTVREEEVLRLLAAGYQPKGIADTLHISRNTVDSHRKNIMEKLHCRNFAELVCQAMRLGFVEPPEREG
- a CDS encoding ornithine cyclodeaminase family protein gives rise to the protein MYSLRIINRDELQELLTMEDAIEAVSEAYRLFSTGQAGIFPSIIHEFDPGRNDMDLKAGYMDGAGLYGLKVMSTVADNPARRDMPELSGLVAVFSIETGTPLGLLDGTGITNTRTGAAGAVGARNLARKDSRHLLLIGAGAQGHAQLEGVSRVLPALTDVTVVNRTYDRAKRFVEAVAPDHPAYHMKTAPPADLPDIAGTADVIVTGTSARSALLQSDWIRPGTHITAIGTDMKGKQELDPELFRKASVVVDSRLNALDHGESQYACNNGWITEESVAEIGEVIAGTRAGRTDDEDITIFDATGMALQDILTGNIVLQRAAEKGVGTVVSI